A segment of the Methanomassiliicoccaceae archaeon DOK genome:
TGCCTCGAGACCCTCTGGTCGAGACCCCCCATGGCGCTGCCGACGTAGCAGTATGTGCCGCGGGGGAAGTTTATCTCGCCCAGGGCCCCGACCTCCAGTACGGTGTCGGAGCCGAGGGCGATAAGAAGTATGTAGGTTCCGGGGCGCTTCATGCGCTTGCGCGACGGCGGTCCTCGTCCTCGACCTGCGAGCGGGTCTTGATGCGGACGATGATGCTGCTGTCGTCGATCTTCGACGGGCTGATGTCGGCGATCTCGCCGAGCTTCCTGCCGTAGATCTCCACGTTCTCGAGGTACTCCCTGTGCTCCTTGTACGGGATCTTGATCCTGATCCCGTCCAGGTGCAGGACCATCGGTGACGGCCTGAGGCACATGTTGATCGGCTCGTACTCCTCCAGGACGGTCTTGACCTCCGCGGGGTGAACGAACAGCGGATCCTCCTCCAGGCTGCGCTTCTTCTCCTTCAGGACCGCCTCCATGGTGTCGGCGATCTCCTCCAGCTTGGCCCTCTCCGGCGGCGTCCTCATCCTGGCGGCCTTGCGGCCGACACCCGTGACGATGGCGTCGCATGTGTCCTCGATGCCCTCCGGGACGGGTCCCGACACGAGCACGGTGGGGGCGTGGATGTCCCTCATGAGCTCGGCCTTTGTCTCGAC
Coding sequences within it:
- a CDS encoding methanogenesis marker 7 protein, which gives rise to MFEVMMYDGGVYRSEELYELIEDVGGVVLQKNRSSQMLTVIMSVPEEDREAIEKVCNDIGGVVKSVPLAGTEIAVVGPTLGRHHMPHPICDIAEELRRYGAVTVVMGMARGRGKATSQISMTERLTLDEYDGVIFMMGNFKSCVETKAELMRDIHAPTVLVSGPVPEGIEDTCDAIVTGVGRKAARMRTPPERAKLEEIADTMEAVLKEKKRSLEEDPLFVHPAEVKTVLEEYEPINMCLRPSPMVLHLDGIRIKIPYKEHREYLENVEIYGRKLGEIADISPSKIDDSSIIVRIKTRSQVEDEDRRRASA